Proteins from a genomic interval of Lysobacter arenosi:
- the nadC gene encoding carboxylating nicotinate-nucleotide diphosphorylase, protein MTAPFAPPPAEVIAADVARALAEDLGSGDVTASLLPDAADSAYLLCKEDAVVCGRPWFDACHRALDPDVRIDWRVAEGDRVAKGTVLALLQGRSRALVSAERASLNFLQTLSGTATTTAAYVDAVRGTGAKILDTRKTIPGLRQAQKYAVRVGGGVNHRIGLFDAVMLKENHVRAAGSLTAAIRAARQMHPQLPLIVEVETIAQLEEALHEGCDRILIDDFDAATRREAVRIAANPPSNRRIPLEVSGGVDMQTLRSIAEDGVDCISIGGLTKHVRAIDLSLKLGPPPA, encoded by the coding sequence ATGACCGCGCCCTTTGCCCCGCCGCCGGCCGAGGTCATCGCCGCCGACGTCGCCCGCGCATTGGCCGAGGACCTCGGCAGCGGCGACGTCACCGCCTCGCTGCTGCCCGACGCCGCCGACAGCGCCTACCTGCTGTGCAAGGAAGACGCCGTGGTCTGCGGCCGGCCCTGGTTCGACGCCTGCCATCGCGCACTCGATCCGGACGTGCGCATCGACTGGCGCGTCGCCGAGGGTGACCGCGTTGCCAAGGGCACCGTGCTGGCACTTCTGCAGGGCCGGTCACGCGCCCTGGTGAGCGCCGAGCGCGCTTCGCTGAACTTCCTCCAGACCCTGTCCGGCACCGCGACCACCACGGCGGCCTATGTCGATGCCGTGCGCGGCACCGGCGCGAAGATCCTCGACACGCGCAAGACCATCCCCGGCCTGCGCCAGGCGCAGAAGTACGCGGTGCGCGTCGGTGGCGGCGTGAACCACCGCATCGGCTTGTTCGACGCGGTGATGCTCAAGGAGAACCACGTCCGTGCCGCCGGTTCGCTGACCGCCGCCATCCGCGCCGCACGCCAGATGCATCCGCAGCTGCCGCTGATCGTCGAAGTGGAGACGATCGCCCAGCTGGAAGAAGCGCTGCACGAGGGCTGCGACCGCATCCTGATCGACGACTTCGATGCGGCAACGCGCCGCGAAGCGGTCCGCATCGCCGCCAACCCGCCGTCCAACCGGCGCATCCCGCTGGAGGTCTCCGGCGGTGTCGACATGCAGACCCTGCGCTCGATCGCCGAGGACGGCGTCGACTGCATTTCCATTGGCGGACTGACCAAGCACGTCCGCGCCATCGACCTCTCGCTCAAGCTCGGCCCACCGCCCGCCTGA
- a CDS encoding Trm112 family protein produces the protein MDRKLLDLLVCPTTRQPLQLLDSRSLQALNAAIQAGGIVRGDGGAQAEPVKEALVTRDRKIAYRIDDGIPVLLAEEAIATAQVDAFPSA, from the coding sequence ATGGATCGCAAGCTGCTCGACCTGCTCGTCTGCCCGACTACCCGCCAGCCCCTGCAACTGCTGGACAGCCGCAGCCTGCAGGCCCTGAATGCCGCGATCCAGGCCGGCGGCATCGTCCGCGGCGATGGCGGCGCCCAGGCCGAACCGGTCAAGGAAGCGCTGGTCACCCGCGACCGCAAGATCGCCTACCGCATCGACGACGGCATCCCGGTGCTGCTGGCCGAAGAGGCCATCGCCACCGCCCAGGTCGACGCCTTCCCCAGCGCATGA
- the purE gene encoding 5-(carboxyamino)imidazole ribonucleotide mutase: protein MSESSVAPLVGIVMGSRSDWETMQHAAAKLEALGVPHEIRVVSAHRTPDVLFDYAATAQSRGLRAIIAGAGGAAHLPGMLAAKTAVPVLGVPVQSKALNGMDSLLSIVQMPAGIPVATFAIGNAGAANAALFAAAMLSAEHPAIGAALDTFRTRQTDDVLANDDPRK from the coding sequence ATGTCCGAATCTTCTGTGGCCCCTCTGGTGGGCATCGTGATGGGCTCGCGCTCCGACTGGGAGACGATGCAGCACGCCGCCGCCAAGCTGGAGGCGCTGGGCGTCCCGCATGAGATCCGCGTGGTCTCGGCGCATCGCACCCCCGACGTCCTGTTCGACTACGCCGCCACGGCGCAGTCGCGCGGCCTGCGCGCGATCATCGCCGGCGCCGGCGGTGCCGCCCACCTGCCGGGCATGCTCGCCGCCAAGACCGCCGTGCCGGTGCTGGGCGTGCCGGTGCAGAGCAAGGCGCTCAACGGCATGGACTCGCTGCTGTCGATCGTGCAGATGCCGGCCGGCATTCCCGTGGCGACCTTCGCCATCGGCAACGCCGGCGCCGCCAATGCCGCACTGTTCGCCGCCGCGATGCTGTCCGCCGAGCATCCGGCGATCGGCGCCGCGCTCGATACATTCCGCACGCGCCAGACCGACGACGTGCTCGCCAACGACGACCCGCGGAAATGA
- a CDS encoding 5-(carboxyamino)imidazole ribonucleotide synthase produces the protein MTTVGILGGGQLARMLALSGAPLGLRFLVMDNVADACAGQFAPMVVGDYRDETTLAEFASRVDVATFDFENVPSESAQWLSERVQVFPNPRALATAQDRLAEKTLFQKLGIPVPPFAAIDTREQLDAAIAQIGTPCILKTRRLGYDGKGQFRIKTTADADAAWDALGAQASKVGLILEGFVHFERELSVVAVRGRDGEFRTWPLTENWHVDGVLSASLAPARVDSALAQVAYEHARKLGEALDYVGVFALELFCRDGELLANELAPRVHNSGHWTIEGSETSQFQNHLRAVLGLPLGDTRMVGLACMLNWIGEMPSATPVLAEPGGHWHDYGKLPRAGRKVGHATVRADSAQALATSLQRVGEGLGRQAQVDPVIAALARS, from the coding sequence ATGACCACCGTAGGCATCCTTGGCGGCGGGCAACTGGCCCGCATGCTCGCCCTTTCCGGCGCTCCGCTCGGCCTGCGCTTCCTGGTGATGGACAACGTCGCCGATGCCTGCGCCGGCCAGTTCGCGCCGATGGTGGTGGGTGACTATCGCGACGAAACCACGCTGGCCGAGTTCGCTTCGCGCGTCGACGTGGCCACGTTCGATTTCGAGAACGTGCCGTCCGAGTCGGCGCAGTGGCTGAGTGAGCGCGTGCAGGTGTTCCCGAATCCGCGCGCGCTGGCGACGGCGCAGGACCGCCTGGCCGAGAAGACCCTGTTCCAGAAGCTGGGCATCCCGGTGCCGCCGTTCGCCGCGATCGATACGCGCGAGCAGCTCGACGCCGCGATCGCACAGATCGGTACGCCGTGCATCCTCAAGACCCGGCGCCTTGGCTACGACGGCAAGGGCCAGTTCCGCATCAAGACGACGGCCGACGCCGACGCCGCGTGGGATGCGCTGGGCGCGCAGGCGAGCAAGGTCGGGCTGATCCTGGAAGGCTTCGTCCATTTCGAACGCGAGCTGTCGGTGGTGGCCGTGCGCGGCCGCGACGGCGAATTCCGCACCTGGCCGCTGACCGAGAACTGGCATGTCGACGGCGTGCTGTCGGCCAGCCTTGCCCCCGCGCGTGTCGACAGCGCACTGGCGCAGGTCGCTTACGAGCATGCCCGCAAGCTCGGCGAGGCATTGGATTACGTCGGCGTGTTCGCGCTCGAGCTGTTCTGCCGTGACGGTGAGCTGCTGGCCAACGAACTGGCGCCGCGTGTGCACAACTCCGGTCACTGGACCATCGAGGGCAGCGAGACCTCGCAGTTCCAGAACCACCTGCGCGCGGTGCTCGGACTGCCATTGGGCGACACGCGCATGGTCGGCCTGGCTTGCATGCTCAACTGGATCGGCGAGATGCCGTCGGCAACGCCGGTACTGGCCGAGCCGGGTGGTCACTGGCACGACTACGGCAAGTTGCCGCGGGCCGGGCGCAAGGTCGGCCACGCCACCGTGCGCGCCGACTCGGCGCAGGCGCTGGCGACGTCATTGCAACGCGTTGGCGAAGGCCTGGGCCGACAGGCGCAGGTCGATCCGGTGATCGCTGCGCTGGCTCGTTCGTAG
- a CDS encoding superoxide dismutase, with product MAIELPALPYDRTALEPHISGETIDFHYGKHHKTYVDNLNKMIEGTEFAGMALEEIIRKSQGGMFNNAAQIWNHTFYWNCLAPNGGGEPGGKLAELINKAFGDFAKFKEEFTKVTVGTFGSGWGWLVQRPDGSLALVSTSNAATPLTGDDTPLLTCDVWEHAYYIDYRNARPKYVEAFWNLVNWDFVAANLK from the coding sequence ATGGCCATCGAACTGCCCGCCCTGCCCTACGACCGCACCGCGCTCGAACCGCACATCTCCGGCGAAACCATCGACTTCCACTACGGCAAGCACCACAAGACCTACGTCGACAACCTCAACAAGATGATCGAGGGCACCGAGTTCGCCGGCATGGCGCTCGAAGAGATCATCCGCAAGTCGCAGGGCGGCATGTTCAACAACGCCGCGCAGATCTGGAACCACACCTTCTACTGGAACTGCCTGGCGCCCAACGGCGGCGGCGAGCCCGGCGGCAAGCTGGCCGAGCTGATCAACAAGGCCTTCGGCGACTTCGCCAAGTTCAAGGAAGAGTTCACCAAGGTCACGGTCGGCACGTTCGGTTCGGGCTGGGGCTGGCTGGTGCAGCGTCCGGACGGTTCGCTGGCCCTGGTCAGCACCTCCAATGCCGCCACCCCGCTGACCGGCGACGACACCCCGCTGCTGACCTGCGATGTGTGGGAGCACGCCTACTACATCGACTACCGCAACGCCCGTCCGAAGTACGTCGAGGCGTTCTGGAACCTGGTCAACTGGGACTTCGTGGCTGCGAACCTGAAGTAA
- the grxD gene encoding Grx4 family monothiol glutaredoxin produces MSVMERIQAEVESHPIVLFMKGTAQFPMCGFSSRAVQALKAAGADELHTVNVLEDPEIRANLPRYSNWPTFPQLFIHGELIGGCDITMELFESGELARMISETHSQ; encoded by the coding sequence ATGTCCGTAATGGAGCGGATCCAGGCTGAAGTCGAAAGCCATCCGATCGTCCTTTTCATGAAGGGGACGGCGCAGTTCCCGATGTGCGGCTTCTCCAGCCGCGCGGTGCAGGCGCTCAAGGCCGCCGGTGCGGACGAGCTGCACACGGTCAACGTGCTCGAGGATCCGGAGATCCGCGCCAACCTGCCGCGCTATTCGAACTGGCCGACGTTCCCGCAGTTGTTCATCCACGGCGAACTGATCGGCGGTTGCGACATCACCATGGAACTGTTTGAGTCCGGTGAGCTGGCGCGCATGATCAGCGAGACCCACAGCCAGTGA
- a CDS encoding SDR family NAD(P)-dependent oxidoreductase — MDRALDGRPLEGRVILVTGAHGGLGQAAALACARAGATVVLLGRKLPKLNRVYDALTQVGPEPMLYPLDLEGASPDDYAELAQRLESEVGRLDGVLHCAAEFTGLTPLAQTDPAVFARAIHVNLTAPWWLTQACLPLLGKAPDAAVVFVLDDPARIGKAYWGGYGVAKQGLAGLVGTLHGELANTPVRVAGLQPGPMRTPLRAKAYVEENDRGAVEPSAYAGACVTLLSQAGAVHRGQVWNPPAATALPTLPTLGL; from the coding sequence GTGGACCGCGCGCTTGACGGGCGCCCGCTTGAAGGGCGCGTGATCCTGGTGACCGGCGCCCACGGCGGCCTCGGCCAGGCCGCGGCGCTGGCGTGCGCGCGCGCTGGCGCGACGGTCGTGCTGCTCGGACGCAAGCTGCCGAAGTTGAACCGCGTGTACGACGCACTGACCCAGGTCGGCCCGGAGCCGATGCTGTATCCGCTCGATCTGGAAGGCGCATCGCCCGACGATTACGCCGAGCTGGCGCAGCGCCTGGAAAGCGAAGTAGGGCGCCTGGATGGCGTGCTGCACTGCGCCGCCGAATTCACCGGACTGACGCCGTTGGCGCAGACCGACCCTGCCGTGTTCGCCCGCGCGATCCACGTCAACCTCACCGCACCATGGTGGCTGACCCAGGCCTGCCTGCCGCTGCTCGGCAAGGCGCCTGATGCGGCCGTGGTGTTCGTGCTCGACGATCCGGCACGCATCGGCAAGGCTTATTGGGGTGGCTATGGCGTCGCCAAGCAGGGCCTGGCCGGACTGGTCGGTACCCTGCACGGTGAACTCGCCAACACCCCGGTGCGCGTGGCCGGACTTCAGCCCGGCCCGATGCGCACGCCGCTGCGCGCCAAGGCCTACGTCGAAGAGAACGACCGCGGTGCCGTCGAGCCATCGGCGTACGCCGGCGCCTGCGTCACCCTGCTGTCGCAGGCTGGCGCGGTCCATCGCGGCCAAGTCTGGAATCCCCCGGCCGCCACTGCGCTGCCGACCTTGCCGACGCTCGGCCTCTGA
- a CDS encoding YhgN family NAAT transporter, with translation MTIASAALLLFLILDPLGNVPVFLSLLRGLPPKRQRIVLARELLIALAVLMMFLWGGKYALELMHLRQESVSIAGGIVLFLIGIRMIFPPPEGLMGEIPDGEPFIVPMAIPLVAGPSGMAAVMLMGSNEPTRLGEWSLALLIAWGATAAILFSATLLYKLMGIRALTAIERLMGMLLVAISVQMFLDGLGTYLQIAPP, from the coding sequence ATGACGATTGCCTCGGCAGCACTGCTGCTGTTCCTGATCCTGGATCCGCTCGGCAACGTGCCGGTGTTCCTGAGCCTGCTGCGTGGCCTGCCGCCCAAGCGCCAGCGGATCGTGCTGGCGCGCGAGCTGCTGATTGCCCTGGCCGTGCTGATGATGTTCCTGTGGGGCGGCAAGTACGCCCTGGAACTGATGCACCTGCGCCAGGAGTCGGTCTCCATTGCCGGCGGCATCGTCCTGTTCCTGATCGGCATCCGCATGATCTTCCCGCCGCCGGAAGGGCTGATGGGCGAGATCCCCGACGGCGAGCCTTTCATCGTCCCGATGGCCATCCCGCTGGTGGCGGGGCCGTCGGGCATGGCCGCGGTGATGCTGATGGGCAGCAACGAGCCGACCCGCCTGGGCGAATGGAGCCTGGCCCTTTTGATTGCCTGGGGTGCGACCGCGGCGATCCTCTTCAGCGCCACCTTGCTCTACAAGCTCATGGGCATCCGCGCGCTGACCGCGATCGAGCGCCTGATGGGCATGCTGCTGGTTGCCATCTCGGTGCAGATGTTCCTGGACGGGCTGGGCACCTACCTGCAGATCGCTCCCCCGTAA
- a CDS encoding TonB-dependent receptor — protein MTHPNRVRMSKLALGLFAALATSSVFAQATSAGIGGRVVAADGQPVAGAEVVITHTESGTVSRATTGADGRYNARGLRVGGPYTVTINKAGAGTTSQDGVYLNLDKVNQVDLALNNEVTTLESVQAISYGGSEVFSANKMGAGSQITREQLETMPSINRNLQDFARLDPRIVQSDKARNEITVGGQNPRYNVIRVDGISSADSFGLQGNGLPTPRQPFSMDTIDEIAVDVANYDVTISGGTGGVINAVTKSGTNEFHGSVYGIYRDNDWSGKNQNDIRPQLFDNEQTYGMTFGGPLIKDKLFFFANYENYTGKDLFTGNSGFGPVGSGESNIVGITQAQIDQVIALSNAKGFNPGTLTKPSLDTESEEYGLKIDWNITDAQRASFRYGKTEQSTPFLQGFNNTSLALNTYHYVQDFELETYSAQLFSDWTDVFSTEAKVSYRDYTAVRNPLTDLPAIAVRIGSNTLNFGTEENTHANVLGTKTWNGFFAGNLFLGDHTVKFGADYESNEVYNLFGRRVNGVYTFNSIADYAANRSSRYQLFYPQGGDLDAMAAVFTQENLGLFVQDSWAVNSNLTLTYGLRFDHSIVDDKPVFNAAASSLFGVRNDNTIDGADLWSPRFGFNYTMDTERPSQVRGGVGLFKGAAATVWLANPFANNGVTYTDYFDSNGTNVFSADPRGQLAVAQTGGTPGQQSVDFIGSDVVQPSVWKSNLAFDTELPWWGVVASAELVLTSVKDGIYYQQLNLGNSTRTGLDGRALFWNAAGYNPANWNRDGVSSGGATARANRATAFNDAIIAKRTGKGESQQLTIGLNKPFNDGDWAWAASYTYTNANEVSPLTSSTSSSNLGNVSVFQSNEEVSATSSYEIKNRFLATAQWKHAFFGSNNTIVSLVYEGRSGRPYSYTFDNDANGDGRVNDLLYIPAGLDDVIIGQGATKAAEEATFWALINNNEYLNSHRGQVAERNAETSDWVNQFDLHIAQEFPGFMDGHKAEISIDVLNIGNLLNKDWGRVEEMAFPGMRGVVEYGGVDAATGKYIYRVNTPDALTIYDDKGISRWAAQVSLRYKF, from the coding sequence ATGACCCATCCGAACCGCGTACGCATGTCCAAGCTCGCGCTTGGTCTGTTCGCCGCTCTCGCCACCTCTTCCGTGTTCGCCCAGGCCACCTCGGCCGGTATCGGTGGCCGCGTTGTCGCTGCAGACGGCCAGCCGGTCGCCGGCGCCGAAGTCGTCATCACCCACACCGAGTCGGGCACCGTCAGCCGCGCCACCACCGGTGCCGACGGTCGCTACAACGCCCGCGGCCTGCGCGTCGGCGGTCCGTACACCGTCACCATCAACAAGGCCGGTGCTGGCACGACCAGCCAGGATGGCGTCTACCTCAACCTCGACAAGGTCAACCAGGTCGACCTGGCGCTGAACAACGAAGTCACCACGCTGGAATCGGTGCAGGCGATCTCGTACGGCGGCTCGGAAGTATTCAGCGCCAACAAGATGGGCGCAGGCTCGCAGATCACCCGCGAGCAGCTCGAGACGATGCCGAGCATCAACCGCAACCTGCAGGACTTCGCCCGCCTCGACCCGCGCATCGTGCAGAGCGACAAGGCCCGCAACGAAATCACCGTTGGCGGCCAGAACCCGCGCTACAACGTGATCCGCGTCGACGGCATCAGCAGCGCCGACTCGTTCGGCCTGCAGGGCAACGGCCTGCCGACCCCGCGCCAGCCGTTCTCGATGGATACCATCGATGAAATCGCGGTCGACGTCGCCAACTACGACGTCACCATCTCCGGTGGCACCGGCGGCGTGATCAACGCCGTCACCAAGTCGGGCACCAACGAGTTCCACGGTTCGGTCTACGGCATCTACCGCGACAACGACTGGTCGGGCAAGAACCAGAACGACATCCGCCCGCAGCTGTTCGACAACGAGCAGACCTACGGCATGACCTTCGGTGGTCCGCTGATCAAGGACAAGCTGTTCTTCTTCGCCAACTACGAGAACTACACCGGCAAGGACCTGTTCACCGGCAACTCCGGCTTCGGTCCGGTCGGCTCGGGCGAGAGCAACATCGTCGGCATCACCCAGGCGCAGATCGACCAGGTCATCGCCCTGTCCAACGCCAAGGGTTTCAATCCCGGCACGCTGACCAAGCCTTCGCTCGACACCGAGAGCGAAGAGTACGGCCTGAAGATCGACTGGAACATCACCGACGCCCAGCGCGCCAGCTTCCGCTACGGCAAGACCGAGCAGAGCACGCCGTTCCTGCAGGGCTTCAACAACACGTCCCTGGCACTGAACACCTACCACTACGTGCAGGACTTCGAACTGGAGACCTACAGCGCGCAGCTGTTCAGCGACTGGACCGACGTGTTCTCGACCGAGGCCAAGGTTTCGTACCGCGACTACACCGCCGTGCGTAACCCGCTTACCGACCTGCCGGCGATCGCCGTGCGCATCGGCAGCAACACGCTGAACTTCGGCACCGAAGAGAACACCCACGCCAACGTCCTCGGCACGAAGACCTGGAACGGCTTCTTCGCCGGCAACCTGTTCCTCGGCGACCACACCGTCAAGTTCGGCGCGGACTATGAGTCGAACGAGGTCTACAACCTGTTCGGCCGCCGCGTGAACGGCGTCTACACCTTCAACAGCATCGCCGACTACGCCGCCAACCGCTCCAGCCGCTACCAGTTGTTCTATCCGCAGGGCGGCGACCTGGACGCGATGGCGGCCGTGTTCACCCAGGAGAACCTGGGCCTGTTCGTGCAGGACAGCTGGGCGGTCAACAGCAACCTGACGCTGACCTACGGCCTGCGCTTCGATCATTCGATCGTCGACGACAAGCCGGTGTTCAATGCCGCAGCCTCGTCGCTGTTCGGCGTCCGTAACGACAACACCATCGATGGCGCCGACCTGTGGTCGCCGCGCTTCGGCTTCAACTACACCATGGACACCGAGCGCCCGAGCCAGGTCCGCGGTGGCGTTGGCCTGTTCAAGGGTGCGGCGGCGACGGTGTGGCTGGCCAACCCGTTTGCCAACAACGGCGTGACTTACACCGACTACTTCGACTCCAACGGCACCAACGTGTTCTCGGCCGATCCGCGCGGCCAGCTGGCCGTTGCCCAGACCGGCGGTACCCCCGGTCAGCAGTCGGTCGACTTCATCGGTTCCGATGTGGTGCAGCCGTCGGTGTGGAAGTCCAACCTGGCGTTCGATACCGAGCTGCCGTGGTGGGGCGTGGTCGCGTCGGCCGAGCTGGTGTTGACCTCGGTCAAGGACGGCATCTACTACCAGCAGCTCAATCTGGGTAACTCCACCCGGACCGGCCTGGATGGTCGCGCACTGTTCTGGAACGCCGCTGGCTACAACCCGGCCAACTGGAACCGCGACGGCGTGTCCAGCGGCGGCGCCACCGCGCGCGCCAATCGCGCCACAGCCTTCAACGACGCCATCATCGCCAAGCGCACCGGCAAGGGTGAAAGCCAGCAGCTGACCATTGGCCTGAACAAGCCGTTCAACGACGGTGACTGGGCCTGGGCCGCGTCGTACACCTACACCAACGCCAACGAAGTCAGCCCGCTGACCAGCTCGACCTCGAGCTCGAACCTGGGCAACGTGTCGGTGTTCCAGTCCAACGAAGAAGTCAGCGCGACCTCGAGCTACGAGATCAAGAACCGCTTCCTGGCCACGGCCCAATGGAAGCACGCCTTCTTCGGCAGCAACAACACCATCGTGTCGCTGGTCTATGAAGGCCGCTCGGGCCGTCCGTACAGCTACACCTTCGACAACGATGCCAACGGCGACGGTCGCGTCAACGACCTGCTGTACATCCCGGCCGGTCTCGACGACGTCATCATCGGCCAGGGCGCGACGAAGGCCGCGGAAGAGGCGACGTTCTGGGCGTTGATCAACAACAATGAGTACCTCAACTCGCATCGCGGCCAGGTGGCAGAGCGCAATGCCGAGACCAGTGACTGGGTCAACCAGTTCGACCTGCACATCGCCCAGGAATTCCCGGGCTTCATGGACGGTCACAAGGCCGAGATCTCGATCGACGTTCTCAACATCGGCAACCTGCTCAACAAGGACTGGGGTCGCGTCGAGGAAATGGCGTTCCCGGGCATGCGCGGCGTGGTCGAGTACGGCGGCGTCGATGCGGCGACCGGCAAGTACATCTACCGCGTCAATACCCCGGATGCCCTGACCATCTACGACGACAAGGGCATCTCGCGCTGGGCCGCCCAGGTCAGCCTGCGTTACAAGTTCTGA
- the ppnN gene encoding nucleotide 5'-monophosphate nucleosidase PpnN, with the protein MSATIETTLPTVNARIYPKGGLDVLSRDEVARLRDVSTGMHDLLRRCALAVLTSGSASDDPRAARELYPEFDIQVHQQDRGVRIDLTHAPAMAFVDGEIIRGVAELLFAVVRDLAYTVMELGPDSNKDLETSSGITDSVFGLLRNARILHPTEPNLVVCWGGHSISRDEYVYTKQVGYELGLRGLDICTGCGPGAMKGPMKGATIAHAKQRRGRTRYIGITEPGIIAAESPNPIVNHLVIMPDIEKRLEAFVRLGHGIIVFPGGVGTAEEILYLLGILLREENAHLPFPLIFTGPTASAPYFEQIDKFIRLTLGEEATKRYEIIVGEPDKVAKRMSAGIRKVREHRIAQKDSFFFNWSVDIPLAFQRPFVPSHEAMASLDLHHGRKPHELAADLRRAFSGIVAGNVKEDGMRRIEAHGPFEIHGDADMMQSLDALLRAFVEQRRMKIAGEYKPCYRVVA; encoded by the coding sequence ATGAGCGCCACCATTGAAACCACCCTTCCGACCGTCAACGCCCGGATCTACCCGAAGGGCGGGCTCGACGTCCTCTCCCGCGACGAGGTCGCGCGCCTGCGCGACGTGTCCACTGGCATGCACGACCTGCTGCGCCGTTGCGCGCTGGCGGTGCTGACCAGCGGCAGCGCATCCGACGACCCGCGCGCCGCGCGCGAGCTGTACCCCGAATTCGACATCCAGGTGCACCAGCAGGATCGCGGCGTCCGCATCGACCTGACCCATGCCCCGGCGATGGCCTTCGTCGACGGCGAGATAATCCGCGGCGTCGCCGAACTGCTGTTCGCCGTGGTCCGCGACCTGGCCTACACGGTGATGGAACTGGGCCCTGACTCGAACAAGGACCTGGAAACCTCGTCGGGCATCACCGACTCGGTGTTCGGCCTGTTGCGCAACGCTCGCATCCTGCATCCGACCGAACCCAACCTGGTGGTGTGCTGGGGCGGCCACTCGATCTCGCGCGACGAGTACGTCTACACCAAGCAGGTCGGCTACGAGCTGGGCCTGCGCGGCCTCGACATCTGCACCGGCTGCGGCCCGGGTGCGATGAAGGGCCCGATGAAGGGCGCGACCATCGCCCACGCCAAGCAGCGCCGCGGCCGCACGCGCTACATCGGCATCACCGAGCCGGGCATCATCGCCGCCGAATCGCCGAACCCGATCGTCAACCATCTGGTGATCATGCCGGACATCGAAAAGCGCCTGGAGGCGTTCGTCCGGCTCGGCCACGGCATCATCGTGTTCCCGGGTGGCGTCGGCACGGCCGAGGAAATCCTCTACCTGCTCGGCATCCTGCTGCGCGAAGAAAACGCGCACCTGCCGTTCCCGCTGATCTTCACCGGCCCGACCGCATCCGCGCCGTACTTCGAACAGATCGACAAGTTCATCCGCCTGACCCTGGGCGAGGAAGCAACGAAGCGCTACGAGATCATCGTCGGCGAGCCGGACAAGGTCGCCAAGCGCATGTCCGCGGGCATCCGCAAGGTCCGCGAACACCGCATCGCGCAGAAGGACTCGTTCTTCTTCAACTGGTCGGTCGATATCCCGCTGGCGTTCCAGCGTCCGTTCGTGCCGAGTCACGAGGCTATGGCCTCGCTCGACCTGCACCATGGCCGCAAGCCGCATGAACTGGCCGCCGACCTGCGCCGCGCTTTCTCCGGCATCGTTGCCGGCAACGTCAAGGAAGACGGTATGCGCCGGATCGAGGCGCACGGCCCGTTCGAGATCCACGGCGACGCCGACATGATGCAGTCGCTCGATGCACTGCTGCGCGCTTTCGTCGAGCAGCGACGCATGAAGATCGCGGGCGAGTACAAGCCCTGTTATCGCGTGGTTGCGTGA
- a CDS encoding sensor histidine kinase: MLIWVVLAGECVATVLALAPGEGRGNRLIYFGLASLVVQWIALLSLGTLYLLRNLLSGLRPQILAWVTLALLLSSTWVVTGLAWLALGTDWPLAEGGWPALTLQLTGIALAVGLLGLAAFQNHWRGILHAVRAKQSELLALQARIRPHFLFNTLNTGAALVHRKPEEVERLLLDLADLFRAALAGPHDISLEDELALARRYLEIEQLRFGERLQIDWQLPREIPAVTVPALSIQPLVENAIRHGIERRAEGGQIEIAVTTTPETVIVRIINPLASRAGQNPGHHVGLNASQVRIEALTGGRGSVITQQEGKRFIATVRLPVSPG; the protein is encoded by the coding sequence GTGTTGATCTGGGTCGTGCTGGCCGGCGAATGCGTGGCTACGGTGCTGGCATTGGCCCCGGGCGAGGGTCGCGGCAACCGTTTGATCTACTTCGGGCTGGCGTCGCTGGTCGTGCAGTGGATCGCATTGTTGTCACTTGGCACGTTGTACCTGTTGCGCAATCTCCTCTCCGGCCTGCGGCCGCAGATCCTGGCCTGGGTGACGCTGGCGCTGCTGCTCTCGAGCACCTGGGTGGTTACCGGGCTCGCCTGGTTGGCGCTGGGAACTGACTGGCCCCTGGCCGAAGGCGGTTGGCCGGCGCTGACTCTGCAGCTGACTGGAATCGCGCTGGCAGTGGGACTTCTCGGCTTGGCCGCGTTCCAGAACCATTGGCGCGGCATCCTGCACGCCGTTCGCGCAAAGCAGTCGGAACTGCTGGCCCTGCAGGCCCGCATCCGCCCCCACTTCCTCTTCAATACCCTCAATACCGGCGCGGCCCTGGTCCACCGCAAGCCGGAAGAGGTCGAACGCCTGTTGCTGGACCTGGCCGATCTGTTCCGGGCGGCATTGGCCGGTCCGCACGACATCTCACTGGAAGACGAACTGGCCTTGGCCAGGCGATACCTGGAGATTGAGCAATTGCGCTTCGGCGAGCGTCTGCAGATTGACTGGCAGCTGCCCCGGGAAATTCCCGCGGTGACCGTCCCGGCCCTGTCGATCCAGCCGCTGGTCGAGAACGCAATTCGTCACGGCATCGAACGTCGCGCCGAGGGCGGGCAGATCGAGATCGCGGTCACGACCACGCCGGAAACGGTCATCGTGCGCATCATCAATCCGCTTGCATCGAGAGCCGGGCAGAATCCCGGCCATCATGTCGGCCTCAATGCCTCCCAGGTGCGGATCGAGGCGCTGACCGGCGGCCGTGGCAGCGTGATAACCCAGCAGGAGGGCAAGCGGTTCATCGCAACGGTGCGCTTGCCGGTCTCGCCGGGCTAG